One window of the Paenibacillus beijingensis genome contains the following:
- a CDS encoding PD-(D/E)XK motif protein, which yields MNSEYILSQIKALQTSPKNDKFVLFDIADLSQTIYYGVDNDKNPVFVIESLNPKMNSQLQSTRKLFFSSNTKCEMIINGVFLEKTVHILTCLSSQPEEQLAFVRLTESFSKHLVSSNPYMLNELFSALVNLFAQGGKVADTELQGLFAELYVIKYFMELGVNISSYWQKQNKMNFDFTINRIKRIEVKSTIQSIRIHHFKHEQLLSELYDIMIVSCLLRKDDAGLSLFKLIQGVRTIAAEDYRTLLYIEQLIKNIPEEILHELKYDETYFENNIRFFPASSVPKFNVVQPDGVTQTEYNSNLSTSAHIPLNSLIEWLNEKEEEVIV from the coding sequence ATGAATTCTGAATATATTTTGAGCCAAATAAAAGCACTTCAAACTTCCCCTAAAAATGACAAATTTGTTTTGTTTGATATCGCTGATCTTTCACAAACCATTTATTACGGTGTAGATAATGATAAAAACCCTGTTTTTGTAATAGAATCCCTTAATCCTAAAATGAATTCTCAGTTACAAAGTACAAGGAAATTATTTTTTAGCTCAAATACTAAATGTGAAATGATAATTAATGGAGTATTTTTAGAAAAAACCGTTCATATTCTCACGTGTTTAAGTAGCCAACCTGAGGAACAGCTGGCATTTGTACGATTAACAGAATCCTTTTCAAAGCATCTAGTATCAAGCAACCCATACATGCTTAACGAACTTTTTTCCGCTCTTGTCAATCTTTTCGCTCAAGGTGGGAAAGTTGCCGATACTGAATTGCAAGGTTTGTTTGCAGAACTATATGTCATTAAATACTTTATGGAGCTTGGAGTAAATATTAGTTCTTATTGGCAGAAGCAGAATAAAATGAACTTTGATTTTACAATCAATCGTATAAAACGAATAGAAGTTAAATCTACAATACAAAGCATTAGAATTCATCATTTTAAGCATGAACAGCTGTTGTCTGAACTGTATGATATTATGATAGTTTCTTGTCTTCTGCGAAAAGACGATGCTGGATTATCGTTATTTAAATTAATTCAAGGGGTCAGAACAATTGCTGCCGAGGACTATAGAACGCTGTTATATATTGAACAGTTAATTAAAAATATTCCTGAAGAAATCCTTCATGAATTAAAATATGATGAAACATATTTTGAAAATAACATTCGATTTTTTCCTGCTTCAAGTGTTCCAAAATTTAATGTGGTTCAACCAGATGGTGTAACTCAAACAGAATATAATTCAAATTTGAGTACATCAGCACATATTCCTCTCAACTCTCTAATAGAATGGCTTAATGAAAAGGAGGAGGAAGTGATTGTTTAA
- a CDS encoding Z1 domain-containing protein, which translates to MDKTIEMKVKNNSNSWPIISDGFFRMKMTEQLTKDDIPRDAVDKIFQNSINILSNCPNPKDENPNSKTGIIIGKVQSGKTSNFISLMALAFDNDYDIIVVLGGTKNILLGQNVARIRSYFSNIEMDKMVILATNQNESILNPTAIKQFIQEKRKVVIVGLKGKVRINTIAGIFSDPILCNVPTLVIDDEGDQATLNTQASRNSMSATYEAAVTLKARLQRHCFLSITATPQANILIKTCDQLSPDFGSLVYPGDDYCGLDEFHGEIQDTYIKLIPDNEPSILEDVGLPLSFYKALAAFFIGGAIRVYRGDNRNHAMLIHPSQRKYDHQIVLRKVNSVLNEWREHARAKLDGIEDISYQNLSTHLEKAYVDFQNDGVILPSFSELENYILECIGMCPDAHLCNGDEDASENSRFYRVNIFVGGNLVERGLTIKGLAVTYIIRRARGVSNVDNTEQRARWFGYKRSFLDVCRVFTTQPIKDDFSSILEHDDDLWATIERAELRGAHFKEIPRVFVLANKMLNMTRRNVARAERFSFSEWNKQDILLLNRLSVDSNSAYISAFRDRHHDLIEILDYHGVNKHAFIKGLDFFELKRTLLDHLVFPKTSVLDQTFFNKIEEALIKSDINPVVDILWIRDTAHETRTISSSGKINQLFQGRNSNQGSKTYYPGDSNMVTIERSDVMQLQIHFIKPKNFPEINYYSPAIALYVPVAYSEQMERLVGQI; encoded by the coding sequence ATGGATAAAACTATTGAAATGAAAGTTAAGAACAATAGTAATAGTTGGCCGATTATTTCTGACGGTTTCTTTCGCATGAAAATGACTGAGCAATTGACTAAGGACGATATCCCGAGGGATGCTGTTGATAAAATTTTTCAAAATTCAATAAATATTCTTTCGAATTGTCCGAACCCTAAGGATGAGAATCCTAACTCAAAAACGGGGATCATAATTGGAAAAGTACAGAGTGGGAAAACTTCAAATTTTATCTCTTTAATGGCTCTTGCCTTTGATAACGATTACGATATTATTGTTGTATTAGGTGGTACAAAAAATATTCTTCTTGGTCAAAATGTAGCGCGAATACGCTCATATTTTAGTAACATTGAGATGGATAAAATGGTTATTCTAGCTACAAACCAAAATGAGTCCATACTTAATCCTACTGCGATTAAACAATTTATTCAGGAAAAAAGAAAAGTAGTAATTGTAGGACTAAAAGGTAAGGTTAGGATAAATACAATTGCAGGCATTTTTTCAGATCCTATATTATGTAATGTACCAACTTTAGTGATTGATGATGAAGGCGATCAAGCAACACTTAATACACAAGCGTCTCGTAACTCTATGAGTGCTACATATGAAGCGGCGGTTACATTAAAGGCAAGGTTGCAAAGACATTGTTTTTTGTCTATTACTGCAACTCCCCAAGCTAACATTTTAATTAAAACTTGTGATCAATTGTCTCCTGATTTTGGTTCTTTGGTATATCCAGGTGATGATTATTGTGGGCTTGATGAATTCCACGGAGAAATTCAAGACACTTATATCAAATTAATTCCGGATAATGAACCAAGCATTTTGGAAGATGTGGGTCTTCCTTTGTCTTTTTATAAGGCTTTAGCCGCTTTTTTTATTGGTGGAGCAATCAGAGTTTATCGTGGAGATAATCGTAATCATGCAATGTTGATTCATCCGAGTCAGAGGAAGTATGATCATCAAATCGTGTTAAGAAAAGTAAACAGTGTATTGAATGAGTGGAGAGAACATGCTCGCGCTAAGCTTGATGGCATAGAGGATATATCTTATCAAAATCTTTCAACTCATTTAGAAAAAGCGTATGTTGACTTCCAAAATGACGGAGTAATTCTTCCGAGTTTTAGTGAACTAGAGAATTATATATTAGAGTGTATTGGAATGTGTCCAGACGCGCATCTCTGCAATGGTGATGAAGATGCGAGTGAAAACTCAAGATTTTACAGGGTTAATATTTTTGTTGGGGGTAATTTAGTAGAACGAGGTTTGACAATCAAAGGCTTAGCAGTAACTTATATAATTCGCCGAGCCCGTGGAGTATCCAATGTAGATAACACGGAACAAAGGGCACGGTGGTTTGGATATAAGCGGAGTTTCTTAGATGTGTGTAGAGTATTCACAACACAACCGATTAAAGATGATTTTTCTTCCATTTTAGAGCACGATGATGATCTCTGGGCTACTATTGAACGTGCAGAACTCAGAGGAGCTCATTTTAAAGAAATTCCGAGGGTATTTGTTCTTGCTAACAAAATGCTTAACATGACAAGAAGAAATGTTGCAAGAGCTGAACGTTTTAGTTTTTCGGAATGGAACAAGCAAGATATCCTTCTATTGAACCGTTTGAGTGTAGATAGTAATAGTGCATATATCAGCGCTTTTAGAGATAGGCACCATGATCTCATTGAAATATTAGATTATCATGGTGTGAATAAACATGCATTCATAAAAGGCTTGGATTTTTTTGAATTGAAAAGAACTTTACTGGATCACTTGGTTTTTCCAAAAACGAGTGTGTTGGATCAAACTTTTTTTAATAAAATAGAAGAGGCACTTATAAAAAGCGATATTAATCCCGTGGTGGATATTCTTTGGATAAGAGATACAGCTCACGAAACACGTACTATTAGTAGTTCTGGGAAAATAAATCAGTTATTTCAAGGCCGAAACTCCAATCAAGGGAGTAAAACCTATTATCCTGGAGATAGCAATATGGTAACTATTGAGAGAAGTGATGTCATGCAGTTACAAATTCACTTTATAAAGCCTAAGAATTTTCCGGAAATAAATTATTACAGCCCTGCAATTGCCCTTTATGTACCTGTAGCGTATTCCGAACAAATGGAGCGTCTTGTAGGACAAATATAA